From the genome of Rhodothermales bacterium, one region includes:
- a CDS encoding SIMPL domain-containing protein (The SIMPL domain is named for its presence in mouse protein SIMPL (signalling molecule that associates with mouse pelle-like kinase). Bacterial member BP26, from Brucella, was shown to assemble into a channel-like structure, while YggE from E. coli has been associated with resistance to oxidative stress.), with protein MAQPADPALYHLPQARTVTVSGVGTVDVEPDEATVMFAVVTRAETAEDARRQNAEAAESAMDAVRALGIADRKIQLLSLRLDEEWDYQNNQRIRKGFIARRDVRVVIEDLDLVPDLVATVVQEGANELNGIQYGLQDRDAVEDQALQAAIVRAREKAQLMAEALGVGLGRVVQVAEGGVQFPQPPPVMFARAEMAMDQSESNPGAYAAGEIVVRATVTVTFELD; from the coding sequence ATGGCCCAACCCGCTGATCCCGCTCTTTACCATCTCCCGCAGGCGCGCACCGTGACGGTCAGCGGCGTCGGTACGGTGGACGTGGAGCCGGACGAGGCGACGGTCATGTTCGCCGTCGTGACGCGGGCGGAGACGGCGGAGGACGCGCGCCGCCAGAATGCCGAAGCGGCCGAATCCGCGATGGACGCCGTCCGCGCCCTCGGCATCGCCGACCGCAAAATCCAGCTTCTCAGCCTCCGGCTCGACGAGGAGTGGGACTACCAAAACAACCAACGCATCCGCAAAGGCTTCATCGCCCGCCGCGACGTGAGAGTGGTGATCGAAGACCTCGACCTCGTGCCCGACCTCGTCGCGACGGTCGTGCAGGAGGGGGCGAACGAGTTGAACGGGATTCAGTACGGCTTGCAGGACCGCGATGCCGTCGAAGATCAGGCGTTGCAGGCGGCGATCGTTCGGGCGCGGGAGAAAGCGCAACTCATGGCCGAGGCGCTCGGGGTCGGGCTCGGCCGCGTCGTGCAGGTCGCCGAAGGCGGTGTGCAGTTCCCGCAGCCGCCGCCGGTGATGTTCGCCCGCGCTGAGATGGCGATGGACCAGAGCGAGAGCAACCCCGGCGCGTATGCCGCCGGCGAGATCGTCGTCCGCGCCACCGTCACCGTCACGTTCGAACTCGACTAA
- a CDS encoding nucleoside deaminase — protein sequence MADASDLDYMRLAVEQAKQSVHDGQSPFGAVIVKDGEVVCAVHNVVWATTDITAHAEVHALRVACERLGTIDLSGCTIYSSTEPCPMCFAAIHWANCDRIVFGTYIADADAAGFRELSISNEQMRTLGGSDVAVEGGVLRDEAQEAFDLFAEVSDGKLY from the coding sequence ATGGCTGACGCTAGCGACCTCGACTACATGCGCCTCGCCGTCGAGCAGGCCAAGCAGAGCGTCCACGACGGGCAGAGCCCGTTCGGCGCCGTGATCGTCAAAGACGGCGAGGTGGTCTGCGCCGTCCACAACGTCGTCTGGGCAACGACCGACATCACGGCGCACGCCGAGGTCCACGCCCTCCGCGTGGCCTGCGAGCGACTCGGCACGATCGACCTCAGCGGCTGCACGATTTACTCCTCGACCGAGCCCTGCCCGATGTGCTTCGCCGCGATCCACTGGGCGAACTGCGACCGCATCGTCTTCGGCACATACATCGCCGACGCCGACGCGGCGGGCTTCCGCGAGCTCTCGATCTCGAACGAGCAGATGCGCACGCTCGGCGGCAGCGACGTGGCCGTCGAGGGCGGCGTCCTCCGTGATGAAGCGCAGGAAGCCTTCGACCTCTTCGCCGAGGTCAGCGACGGCAAGCTGTACTGA
- a CDS encoding nitroreductase family protein codes for MEARAGAFFREMDTRRSTRHFADKPVPRRLIELAIRTASTAPSGAHKQPWTFVAVSDPEVKRRIREAAEEEERAFYAERATPEWLEALAPIGTDWEKPFLETVPYVVVLFAQTTGVDAAGEKVKHYYVQESCGIAAGFFIAALHRMGLATLTHTPSPMKFLNEILGRPAHERPFILFPVGYPADDSTVPDLKRKGLDDVAVWVE; via the coding sequence ATGGAGGCGCGTGCCGGAGCGTTCTTCCGCGAGATGGACACGCGCCGCTCCACGCGCCACTTCGCCGACAAGCCCGTGCCGCGCCGCCTCATCGAACTCGCGATCCGCACGGCGAGCACGGCCCCGAGCGGGGCGCACAAGCAGCCGTGGACGTTCGTCGCCGTGAGCGATCCCGAGGTCAAGCGACGCATCCGCGAGGCGGCTGAGGAGGAGGAGCGCGCGTTCTACGCCGAGCGCGCCACGCCCGAGTGGCTCGAAGCCCTCGCGCCGATCGGGACGGATTGGGAGAAGCCGTTTCTGGAGACGGTGCCCTACGTCGTCGTCCTCTTCGCGCAGACCACGGGCGTGGACGCGGCGGGGGAGAAGGTCAAGCATTACTACGTGCAGGAGAGCTGCGGCATCGCGGCGGGCTTCTTCATCGCCGCGCTCCACCGGATGGGCCTCGCCACGCTCACGCATACGCCGAGCCCGATGAAATTCCTGAACGAGATCCTCGGCCGCCCCGCGCACGAGCGCCCGTTTATCCTCTTCCCCGTCGGCTATCCGGCGGACGACTCGACGGTGCCAGACCTGAAGCGGAAGGGGTTGGATGACGTGGCGGTGTGGGTCGAATAA